Proteins encoded within one genomic window of Pseudomonas cannabina:
- a CDS encoding UDP-glucose 4-epimerase family protein: protein MSVALVAITGATGFVGRAVVRHLLDKTDHSVLVAVRGAYTSPADRVESVQVSSLAADNQWGSFVTGADVVIHCAARVHVVNEHAAEPDQEYFQVNVAATLNLAEQAAAAGVRRFIFLSSIKANGELTLPDAPFRADDPCKPLDAYGVSKQKAEEGLRELAARTGMQVVIIRPVLVYGPGVKANFMNMMRWLDRGIPLPLGAIHNRRSLVAVDNLADLILVCVHHPAAANQTFLVSDGDDVSTTRLLQAMGNALGRPARLLPVPAGVLKGAAALLGKRAFSQRLCSSLQVDISKTCTMLNWRPPVSIEDAMRDTARYYSRYEKPRYEQLEHDKHD, encoded by the coding sequence ATGAGTGTTGCATTGGTTGCGATAACAGGTGCGACGGGTTTTGTTGGGCGCGCGGTAGTTCGCCACTTGCTCGACAAGACTGACCATTCAGTCCTGGTTGCTGTCAGGGGTGCATATACGTCTCCTGCGGATCGCGTCGAAAGTGTGCAAGTGAGCTCACTTGCGGCGGATAACCAATGGGGATCTTTTGTAACCGGCGCTGATGTGGTTATCCATTGCGCCGCCCGTGTGCATGTAGTGAACGAGCATGCAGCCGAGCCGGATCAGGAGTATTTTCAGGTCAACGTCGCCGCCACGCTCAACCTTGCAGAACAGGCTGCGGCGGCGGGCGTAAGGCGTTTCATATTTCTGAGTTCTATCAAGGCCAATGGAGAGCTAACGCTGCCGGATGCGCCTTTTCGGGCCGATGACCCCTGTAAGCCACTGGATGCTTATGGCGTCTCCAAGCAAAAAGCCGAGGAAGGACTGCGTGAGCTGGCGGCCCGCACGGGCATGCAGGTGGTGATCATTCGCCCGGTTCTGGTTTACGGCCCGGGTGTGAAAGCCAACTTTATGAACATGATGCGCTGGCTCGACAGAGGCATACCGTTACCGCTGGGTGCGATCCACAATCGCCGAAGTCTGGTGGCAGTAGACAACCTTGCTGATCTGATCCTGGTCTGCGTCCATCACCCTGCTGCGGCGAATCAGACCTTTCTGGTCAGTGATGGGGACGATGTATCAACGACCCGGTTGCTGCAAGCGATGGGCAACGCGCTTGGCAGGCCTGCCCGATTGTTGCCAGTGCCTGCGGGAGTCTTGAAGGGCGCAGCGGCGCTGCTGGGGAAAAGAGCGTTTTCGCAGCGGTTGTGCAGCTCTTTGCAGGTCGATATCAGTAAAACCTGTACGATGCTGAACTGGCGTCCGCCGGTGAGTATCGAGGACGCCATGCGGGATACTGCTCGATATTATTCAAGGTATGAAAAGCCACGGTATGAACAGCTGGAACATGATAAGCATGATTGA
- a CDS encoding aromatic amino acid transport family protein, translated as MNDQANGVVERLDVAPESIASWNRNDTTWMLGLFGTAIGAGTLFLPINAGIGGFWPLMALALLAFPMTFYAHRGLTRFVLSGREGADITEVVEQHFGKSAGAMITLLYFFAIFPILLIYSVALTNTVGSFLKHQLHIAPPPRALLAFVLIMGLLALIRCGERFIVKAMSVMVYPFIVALLFLAVFLIPHWTGGILSTATTLPEPAAFLSTLWLAIPVMVFSFNHAPIISAFAVDQKRQYGEHAEVRSSQILARAHVLMVVMVLFFVFSCVLTLSPAQLAEAKAQNISILSYLANHFNNPTIAFVAPLIAFVAISKSFLGHYIGASEGLKGLVLKSGRRPQAKALDRMTAAFMLVVCWVVATLDPSILGMIENLGGPVISVLLFLMPMYAIHKVPSMRKYAGAWSNYFVVAAGLVAISALIFSLSR; from the coding sequence ATGAATGATCAGGCTAATGGCGTCGTAGAACGTCTGGACGTAGCTCCCGAGAGCATCGCCTCTTGGAACCGTAATGACACCACCTGGATGCTCGGACTATTCGGTACCGCCATTGGCGCAGGTACTCTGTTTTTGCCAATCAATGCTGGCATCGGGGGTTTCTGGCCTTTGATGGCCTTGGCGCTGCTGGCGTTTCCCATGACGTTCTATGCGCACCGTGGCCTGACCCGGTTCGTGCTGTCTGGCCGTGAAGGTGCCGATATCACGGAAGTGGTCGAGCAGCACTTCGGCAAGAGCGCCGGTGCGATGATCACCTTGCTGTATTTTTTCGCCATCTTCCCGATCCTACTGATCTACAGCGTCGCTCTCACCAACACTGTGGGTAGCTTTCTCAAGCACCAGTTGCACATCGCGCCACCGCCGCGTGCACTGCTGGCGTTCGTACTGATCATGGGCTTGCTGGCGCTGATTCGCTGCGGCGAGCGATTCATCGTCAAGGCCATGAGCGTAATGGTGTATCCGTTTATCGTTGCGTTGCTGTTTCTGGCCGTGTTTCTGATTCCACACTGGACCGGCGGGATTCTTAGCACCGCAACCACCTTGCCTGAGCCCGCGGCGTTTTTGTCGACCCTTTGGCTGGCGATTCCGGTAATGGTGTTCTCTTTCAACCATGCGCCGATCATCTCGGCTTTTGCGGTCGATCAGAAACGCCAGTACGGCGAGCATGCCGAGGTGCGCAGTTCGCAGATTCTGGCCCGTGCTCATGTGTTGATGGTGGTGATGGTGCTGTTCTTCGTGTTCAGTTGCGTGCTGACCCTGTCACCCGCGCAACTGGCTGAAGCCAAGGCACAGAACATCTCGATCCTGTCCTACCTGGCCAACCACTTCAACAACCCGACCATCGCATTTGTCGCGCCGCTGATTGCGTTCGTGGCCATTTCCAAGTCATTTCTCGGTCACTACATCGGAGCCAGCGAAGGCTTGAAAGGACTGGTTCTGAAGTCCGGACGCCGTCCGCAGGCGAAAGCGCTGGACCGTATGACGGCAGCGTTCATGTTGGTGGTGTGCTGGGTGGTGGCGACGCTCGACCCAAGCATTCTGGGCATGATCGAGAATCTGGGCGGGCCAGTGATTTCGGTGTTGTTGTTTCTGATGCCGATGTACGCGATCCACAAGGTGCCTTCCATGCGCAAATATGCAGGCGCGTGGTCCAACTATTTTGTGGTTGCTGCGGGTCTTGTAGCGATCTCGGCACTGATTTTTTCGCTGAGCCGTTGA
- a CDS encoding TetR/AcrR family transcriptional regulator has translation MRYALDHKAQTHQRIVKEASMRFRRDGIGATGLQPLMKALGLTHGGFYAHFKSKDDLVEQALSHALDEVKGITSEVFARPDSLSEFIDLYLSLASRDAPDGGCPLPSMCLELGQRDQPSEVTDEIILHLLELFDKTLPATGSESRSLPILSTLVGGLVLSRSAFDEELSERILNTTRDYLKQEIRKTAN, from the coding sequence ATGCGTTACGCGCTCGATCATAAGGCCCAAACCCACCAACGCATCGTCAAGGAAGCGTCTATGCGCTTTCGCCGCGACGGCATTGGTGCTACCGGCTTGCAACCTTTGATGAAAGCACTCGGCTTGACCCATGGTGGCTTCTACGCGCATTTCAAATCCAAGGATGATCTGGTCGAACAGGCATTGAGTCACGCCCTCGACGAGGTAAAAGGAATCACCAGCGAAGTTTTCGCCAGACCGGACTCGCTCAGTGAATTCATTGATCTCTACCTCTCACTAGCCAGCCGCGACGCCCCTGATGGCGGATGCCCTCTGCCCAGCATGTGCCTGGAACTGGGGCAGCGCGACCAACCCAGCGAGGTCACAGATGAAATCATCCTTCATTTGCTCGAACTGTTTGATAAAACCCTTCCCGCGACAGGCTCCGAATCCAGAAGCCTGCCGATATTGTCTACCCTGGTAGGCGGTCTTGTGCTGTCGCGCAGTGCGTTCGACGAGGAACTGTCAGAGCGTATCCTGAATACCACCAGGGACTATCTCAAACAGGAGATCAGAAAAACTGCAAACTGA
- a CDS encoding ComEA family DNA-binding protein, whose protein sequence is MRTTFFSALIFSLLTSASVAVNAAPASQPPVEAAASAVVQEQRNDRVNLNTADALTLQKELAGIGKNKADAIVAYRESNGEFTSVDELIEVKGIGKAILERNRDKLAIH, encoded by the coding sequence ATGCGAACCACTTTCTTCAGTGCTCTGATATTTTCCTTGCTCACCAGTGCTTCGGTTGCGGTGAATGCCGCCCCCGCGTCTCAGCCTCCAGTGGAGGCCGCAGCCAGCGCCGTTGTTCAGGAGCAGCGCAACGACAGGGTCAATCTGAATACGGCCGATGCACTGACCCTCCAGAAAGAGCTGGCCGGTATCGGCAAGAACAAAGCCGACGCCATTGTTGCCTACAGAGAAAGTAATGGCGAGTTCACGTCGGTGGATGAATTGATTGAAGTAAAGGGGATAGGCAAAGCTATTCTGGAAAGGAATCGTGACAAGCTTGCTATTCACTGA
- a CDS encoding polysaccharide biosynthesis protein, translating into MSRLRARLLALPRRKKRILQVAADVVLVWLALWMAFVVRLGIDELVNPLEKHTWLFISAPCAAIPLFIRFGMYRAVMRYFGNDALIAIIKAVTMASLILGCLVYVYSNHQQLVPRSVIFNYWWLSMVMIGGLRLAMRQYFLGDWFAAAQHVPFAKSNNGLQKVAIYGAGAAGNQLVAALRMGRLMHPVAFIDDDESISNRVISGLQVYKPRNIQRMIDTTGAQEILLAIPSSSRGRRREILGFLEGFPLKVRSVPGFMDLAAGRVKVDDLQEVDIADLLGRDSVPARDNLLEHCIKGKTVLVTGAGGSIGAELCRQILLLQPTQLLLLDHSEFNLYNILSELEHRSARESLSVKLLPILGSVRNHPKLLSIMKTWKVDTVYHAAAYKHVPMVEHNIAEGVINNVVGTLYTAQAALQAGVANFVLISTDKAVRPTNVMGSTKRLAELILQALSREAAPVIFGDKANVHQVNKTRFTMVRFGNVLGSSGSVIPLFHKQIQSGGPLTVTHPKITRYFMTIPEAAQLVIQAGSMGHGGDVFVLDMGEPVKIVELAEKMINLSGLAIRSEKNPQGDISIEFTGLRPGEKLYEELLIGDNVVATEHPMIMSANEDFLPWDVLKGRLNKLLDAVERDDYNSVRQLLRETVNGYTPEGEIVDWMYQERSGESDSY; encoded by the coding sequence ATGAGCAGGTTGCGAGCCAGATTGCTGGCTCTACCCCGCCGCAAGAAGCGCATCCTTCAGGTTGCTGCTGATGTGGTTCTTGTCTGGCTCGCCCTCTGGATGGCGTTCGTCGTGCGGCTAGGCATCGATGAACTCGTCAACCCGCTGGAAAAGCACACCTGGCTTTTCATCAGCGCGCCGTGTGCCGCCATCCCGCTGTTCATCCGTTTCGGCATGTACCGTGCAGTCATGCGTTATTTCGGCAACGATGCCCTGATTGCGATCATCAAGGCCGTGACCATGGCCTCGTTGATTCTCGGCTGCCTGGTCTACGTCTATAGCAATCATCAGCAACTGGTCCCGCGCTCGGTCATTTTCAACTACTGGTGGTTGAGCATGGTGATGATTGGCGGTCTGCGCCTGGCGATGAGGCAATACTTTCTGGGGGACTGGTTTGCGGCTGCCCAGCACGTGCCGTTCGCCAAAAGCAATAACGGTTTGCAGAAGGTGGCGATTTATGGCGCTGGTGCGGCGGGCAATCAGTTGGTCGCTGCACTGCGCATGGGGCGACTGATGCACCCGGTGGCGTTCATCGATGATGACGAGTCCATCTCCAATCGAGTGATTTCCGGCCTTCAGGTTTACAAGCCACGCAATATACAGCGCATGATCGATACCACGGGGGCCCAGGAAATCCTGCTGGCGATTCCGTCTTCGTCGCGCGGCCGTCGTCGCGAGATACTCGGCTTTCTGGAAGGTTTTCCGCTCAAGGTACGAAGTGTTCCCGGTTTCATGGATCTGGCGGCAGGTCGGGTCAAGGTCGACGACCTGCAAGAAGTCGATATCGCCGACTTGCTGGGGCGCGATTCCGTACCGGCGCGCGATAATCTGCTCGAGCACTGCATCAAGGGTAAGACCGTACTGGTGACCGGCGCCGGTGGTTCGATCGGTGCCGAACTGTGCCGCCAGATTCTATTGCTGCAGCCCACCCAGTTGCTGTTGCTGGATCACAGTGAATTCAATCTTTACAACATTTTGTCCGAGCTCGAACACCGCTCGGCGCGTGAGTCACTCTCGGTCAAATTGCTGCCTATTCTCGGCTCGGTGCGCAATCATCCCAAGCTGCTGTCGATCATGAAAACCTGGAAGGTCGACACGGTTTACCATGCGGCGGCTTACAAACACGTACCGATGGTCGAGCACAATATTGCCGAAGGCGTGATCAACAATGTCGTGGGCACCCTGTATACCGCTCAGGCGGCGCTACAGGCCGGGGTCGCCAACTTCGTTCTGATCTCCACCGACAAGGCTGTCCGGCCCACCAATGTCATGGGCAGCACCAAGCGTCTGGCCGAGCTCATCCTGCAGGCACTGAGTCGCGAAGCGGCCCCGGTTATTTTTGGTGACAAGGCCAACGTACATCAGGTCAACAAGACCCGCTTTACCATGGTTCGCTTCGGTAACGTACTGGGCTCATCGGGGTCGGTCATTCCATTGTTTCACAAGCAGATCCAGTCTGGCGGGCCGCTGACGGTGACCCATCCGAAGATCACCCGTTACTTCATGACCATCCCCGAAGCGGCTCAACTGGTCATTCAGGCAGGCTCGATGGGGCACGGCGGGGATGTGTTCGTCCTGGACATGGGTGAGCCGGTCAAGATTGTCGAGCTGGCCGAGAAGATGATTAACCTGTCAGGCCTGGCCATTCGTTCGGAAAAAAATCCGCAAGGCGACATATCCATCGAGTTCACTGGCTTGCGGCCTGGTGAGAAGCTCTACGAAGAGCTGTTGATTGGCGACAATGTCGTGGCTACCGAACACCCGATGATCATGAGCGCAAATGAAGATTTCCTGCCTTGGGATGTGTTGAAAGGTCGGCTGAACAAACTGCTGGATGCCGTTGAACGCGACGATTACAACAGCGTCCGTCAATTGTTGCGCGAAACAGTAAATGGCTATACGCCGGAAGGCGAAATTGTTGACTGGATGTATCAGGAACGCAGTGGTGAAAGTGATTCTTACTGA
- a CDS encoding MraY family glycosyltransferase, giving the protein MIEWLSVIAIALLSLILTSLLRKYALAKSLIDLPNARSSHSIPTPRGGGVSIVVAFLLAISMLAWAGQVSTATLVAIVGSAGLVALIGFMDDHGHIAARWRLLGHFVAAGWALAWLGGLAPLNIMGWTFAPGLVGQILAAFYLVWMLNLYNFMDGIDGIASVEAVTVCAGMSLIYVLAGFAGLAWSPLLLAAAVAGFLYWNFPPARIFMGDAGSGFLGLVLGVLSVQASWASSQLFWSWLILLGVFIVDATVTLGRRLLRGEKVYEAHRSHAYQFASRRYGKHLPVTLAVGLINLFWLLPVAMWVALKGGDGLIWTAIAYIPLVLLALRFSAGGAERM; this is encoded by the coding sequence ATGATTGAGTGGCTGTCAGTAATCGCTATTGCGCTTCTGTCTCTGATTTTAACGTCGTTGTTGCGCAAGTATGCCTTGGCCAAAAGTCTGATCGACCTCCCCAACGCGCGTAGCTCGCATTCGATACCCACGCCACGAGGCGGCGGTGTTTCGATTGTCGTTGCCTTTTTGCTGGCGATATCGATGCTCGCCTGGGCCGGTCAGGTATCGACAGCGACACTGGTCGCCATCGTCGGGTCGGCAGGTCTTGTCGCATTGATCGGCTTCATGGACGATCATGGTCACATCGCTGCACGCTGGCGTCTGCTGGGGCATTTCGTTGCTGCTGGGTGGGCGCTCGCCTGGCTGGGCGGGTTGGCGCCGCTGAATATCATGGGATGGACTTTTGCACCCGGCCTGGTCGGACAGATTCTCGCAGCGTTCTATCTGGTGTGGATGCTGAACCTGTACAACTTCATGGACGGTATCGACGGTATCGCCAGCGTAGAAGCCGTCACCGTATGTGCAGGCATGAGTCTGATTTACGTTCTGGCCGGTTTCGCCGGGCTGGCGTGGAGCCCTTTGCTTCTGGCTGCGGCGGTCGCCGGTTTTCTTTACTGGAATTTCCCGCCTGCGCGAATATTCATGGGGGATGCCGGCAGTGGGTTTCTCGGGCTGGTCCTGGGTGTGCTATCCGTTCAGGCGTCCTGGGCGTCATCTCAGCTATTCTGGTCGTGGTTGATTCTGCTGGGTGTCTTTATCGTCGATGCTACCGTGACGCTTGGTCGTCGTCTGCTGCGCGGGGAAAAGGTCTATGAAGCCCATCGAAGCCATGCCTATCAGTTTGCTTCACGGCGCTACGGCAAGCATTTGCCTGTCACTCTGGCTGTCGGCCTGATCAATCTGTTCTGGTTGCTGCCCGTGGCGATGTGGGTGGCTTTGAAGGGGGGAGATGGGCTGATATGGACGGCCATTGCCTATATACCCCTTGTTTTGCTGGCATTGAGGTTCAGTGCTGGCGGGGCAGAAAGGATGTAA
- a CDS encoding TlpA disulfide reductase family protein, with protein sequence MLSINAGPFAIAVTHVLLLTALVLATLVEGRCVRHLEPKKTAVFGLFIVGLLTARIAFVGAYFPQYSDSPWQMLDIRDGGFLIWPGIAGAVLGALLLGWRHPQRRRALVFGLGTGLFVWTLGGLILRSYQQGAPLPQTTLRNTKGEPVRISDYQGKPVVINLWATWCPPCRREMPVLQAMQRERTDVVFLFVNQAESADTVSRYLSAQGLELRNSLLDPDGEFARQVGSVALPTTLFYSPQGHLTGSHLGELSRASLTHYLDAQSGIGSQDSISSGNQE encoded by the coding sequence ATGTTGAGTATCAACGCAGGACCCTTTGCCATCGCAGTGACGCACGTGCTGCTGCTGACCGCCCTTGTGCTGGCAACATTGGTCGAAGGCCGATGCGTACGGCATCTCGAGCCGAAAAAGACCGCCGTATTCGGACTGTTCATTGTTGGCCTCCTCACGGCACGTATCGCCTTTGTCGGCGCCTATTTCCCTCAATACAGTGACTCGCCGTGGCAGATGCTGGACATCCGTGACGGTGGTTTTCTGATCTGGCCGGGTATTGCCGGTGCCGTGCTGGGCGCTTTGCTCCTCGGTTGGCGACACCCGCAGCGGCGTCGCGCGCTGGTCTTCGGGCTGGGCACCGGGTTGTTTGTCTGGACATTGGGCGGCCTGATTCTGAGAAGCTATCAGCAAGGCGCGCCATTGCCGCAAACAACGCTGCGCAACACAAAGGGCGAACCCGTCAGGATCTCTGACTACCAAGGTAAACCAGTGGTCATCAACCTGTGGGCCACCTGGTGCCCGCCGTGCAGGAGAGAAATGCCGGTACTGCAAGCTATGCAGCGGGAGCGGACGGACGTCGTATTTCTGTTCGTCAATCAGGCCGAAAGTGCCGATACGGTCAGTCGCTATCTGTCGGCACAAGGCCTGGAACTGCGCAACAGTCTGCTCGACCCGGACGGCGAGTTTGCCCGGCAAGTCGGCTCTGTGGCGCTCCCCACGACGCTGTTCTACTCGCCGCAAGGGCACTTGACCGGCAGCCATCTCGGCGAACTGTCCAGAGCTAGCCTGACCCATTATCTGGACGCCCAAAGCGGAATTGGTTCGCAGGATTCGATTTCAAGCGGCAATCAGGAGTGA